Proteins from a genomic interval of Clostridium scatologenes:
- a CDS encoding response regulator transcription factor, with the protein MINILLVDDQEIVREGIKMILSLDEEINIIGEAENGRELMSFLEKQIPDVILMDVRMPVMDGVEATKLVKQKYKDVKVIILTTFTEDEYIFKGIKNGADGYILKDAGSEDIIKAIKTAYNGNILLNPEVAVKIIKAYKSISTEKQNLDKYKVQKYKLDLLTKREMDVAKLVAEGKSNKDICKVLFLSEGTVKNYITKIFEKLQLNSRTELAVFISQIQLY; encoded by the coding sequence ATGATAAATATATTACTAGTTGATGATCAGGAAATTGTAAGAGAAGGAATTAAAATGATTTTGAGCTTGGATGAAGAAATAAACATCATAGGAGAAGCTGAAAATGGAAGAGAATTAATGTCATTTTTAGAAAAACAAATACCAGATGTCATTCTTATGGATGTTAGAATGCCTGTGATGGATGGAGTAGAGGCCACTAAACTTGTTAAGCAAAAATATAAAGATGTAAAAGTAATTATTTTAACTACTTTTACTGAAGATGAGTACATATTTAAAGGAATTAAAAATGGAGCAGATGGATATATATTAAAGGATGCTGGTTCAGAAGATATAATAAAAGCAATAAAAACTGCTTATAATGGTAATATACTTCTTAATCCTGAAGTAGCAGTAAAGATAATTAAGGCATATAAGTCCATAAGTACTGAAAAGCAAAACCTTGATAAATATAAAGTACAAAAGTATAAATTAGATTTGCTTACCAAGAGAGAAATGGATGTTGCAAAATTAGTAGCTGAGGGTAAAAGTAATAAAGATATTTGCAAAGTCCTTTTTTTATCAGAAGGTACAGTTAAAAATTATATTACAAAAATATTTGAAAAACTTCAATTAAATAGTAGAACGGAATTAGCTGTTTTCATTAGTCAAATACAACTATATTAA
- the fdhD gene encoding formate dehydrogenase accessory sulfurtransferase FdhD, giving the protein MDKLLECKVVKIENGESSYISELVVSEYPLTILLNGKKIATLLCSPEKLKELTLGFLSTEGIIESLEDIKYFKLDDVKALVEVETFDKSVFRENFYSKKVELDDLKDNSLKDFENFLQCIDCAPVDSEITLKANKVFEFMKKNLDFSENFKKTGGLHCVALSDVENIIIISEDVARHNALDKVIGEGLLKKVFFKDKILILSGRVSLEMLLKAGKLQIPVIISKSAPTSLSVALAKKLNITLVGFVRGNKMNIYSGEERIIY; this is encoded by the coding sequence ATGGACAAGCTATTAGAATGTAAGGTTGTAAAAATTGAAAATGGTGAAAGTAGCTATATTAGTGAATTAGTAGTAAGTGAATATCCTCTAACAATTTTGCTTAATGGAAAAAAGATAGCTACTCTTCTTTGCAGTCCTGAAAAACTTAAAGAGCTAACTTTAGGATTTTTATCAACAGAAGGTATTATAGAAAGCTTGGAAGATATAAAATATTTTAAACTAGATGATGTGAAAGCTTTAGTTGAAGTGGAGACTTTTGATAAAAGTGTTTTTAGAGAAAACTTTTATTCAAAAAAGGTTGAATTAGACGATTTAAAAGATAACAGCTTAAAGGATTTTGAAAATTTTTTACAATGTATAGATTGCGCACCAGTAGATAGTGAAATAACTTTAAAAGCAAACAAGGTATTCGAATTTATGAAAAAAAATCTTGATTTTTCTGAAAACTTTAAAAAAACAGGAGGTTTACATTGTGTTGCTCTTAGTGATGTGGAAAATATTATTATCATTTCAGAGGATGTAGCGCGTCATAATGCATTAGATAAAGTGATAGGAGAAGGGCTTTTAAAGAAAGTTTTTTTTAAGGATAAAATCTTAATACTTAGTGGCAGGGTATCTCTCGAAATGCTTTTAAAAGCAGGCAAACTTCAAATACCAGTTATTATATCTAAATCTGCGCCAACCAGCTTGTCAGTTGCTTTAGCGAAAAAGCTTAATATTACATTGGTGGGGTTTGTAAGAGGAAATAAAATGAATATATATTCTGGTGAAGAAAGAATTATATATTAA